One Salmo trutta chromosome 24, fSalTru1.1, whole genome shotgun sequence genomic region harbors:
- the LOC115161053 gene encoding mitochondrial import inner membrane translocase subunit TIM14-like — MPTSAFSSHHYKGGFDQNMTKNEASLILGISPTSTKSKVRDAHRRIMVLNHPDKGGSPHMATKINEAKDLLDKGQQGG; from the exons ATGCCCACCTCA GCCTTCTCATCCCATCACTATAAAGGAGGGTTTGACCAGAATATGACTAAAAATGAAGCCAGCCTCATCCTTGGTATTAG CCCAACCAGCACCAAGTCCAAGGTGAGAGATGCCCACCGGAGGATCATGGTCCTGAACCACCCAGATAAAG GGGGATCTCCTCATATGGCCACGAAGATCAACGAGGCCAAGGACCTGCTGGATAAAGGCCAACAGGGTGGATAA